The sequence ACGGAGCCGAAATCCCTGCCGGCGGGCGGCTTCGCCAAGGACGCCGCCGAGGTCGAGGGCTACGTACGGGGCTTCGCGCGCAGACGGCCGGACGTCGCGGTGTGCGTCCTGCGGTTCGCGAACATCCTGGGGCCCTTCGCGGATTCGGCGCTCGCCGAGTACTTCTCGATCCCGGTGATGCCGACCGTGCTGGGGTACGACCCGCGGCTGCAGTTCGTGCACGAGGACGATGTCCTCGAAGTCCTGCGGCTGGCGGCCCGGGAGCCTCGGCGCGGGACCTTGAACAGCGGGACGTTCAACATCGCCGGTGACGGCGTCCTGCTGCTGTCGCAGTGCTCGCGGCGGCTCGGGCGGCCCACACTGCCGTTGCTGCTGCCCGCGTTGAACTGGGTGGGCGCCGCGCTCCGGGCGGTCGGGGCCAGTGACTTCTCGCCGGAGCAGATAAGGCTGCTCACCCACGGCCGGGTCGTGGAGACCACGCAGATGCGCGAGGTCCTCGGCTTCGAGCCGCTCTACACGACCGCCGAGACCTTCGCGGACTTCGCGCGGAGCCGGGGGAGCGGGCTGCTGCCCCCGGAGCGGGTCGGACGGGCCGTGGACCGGGTGGCGGCCATGCTGGACGTAAACGGGCTCGACAGGCTCGAGGACGACGCCTACGCGGCTGAAGGAGCGAAGCGATAGTGGCGGACGCCAAGGTCATTCCGTTCGACGAGGACCGGCCCCGGCGGCGGATCCCCCGCCGGGTGCGGGCGGTGCCCGCGGCCGAGCCGGTGGTGGAGGAGCCCGCGGCTCCCGAGCCGACGCCGGTCGCGGCGCCCGGAGACAGCTGGGACCGGCGGGTCGCCGGCGGGCTGGCGTTCCTGCGGCGGCGGATCACCGGGGACTACGAGGTCGACGACTTCGGCTACGACAAGGAACTGACGGACCAGGTCCTGATGTCCCTGATGCGCCCGCTGTACGACAAGTACTTCCGGGTCGAGGTCAAGGGCATCGAGAACATCCCGGCGGAGGGTGGCGCGCTGATCGTGGCGAACCACTCCGGGACGCTGCCGCTCGACGGGCTGATGCTCCAGGTCGCGGTGCACGACCACCACCCGGCGGAGCGGCACCTGCGGCTGCTGGCGGCGGACCTGGTGTTCATGCTGCCGGTGGTCAACGAGCTGGCCCGCAAGGCGGGGCACACCCTGGCGTGCGCGGAGGACGCGCAGCGGCTGCTGGAGGCCGGGGAACTGGTCGGGGTGATGCCGGAGGGCTTCAAGGGGATAGGGAAGCCGTTCGGGGACCGGTACAAGCTGCAGCGGTTCGGGCGCGGCGGGTTCGTGTCGACGGCGCTGCGGGCGGGCACGCCGATCGTGCCGTGCTCGATCGTGGGGGCGGAGGAGATCTACCCCATGGTCGGCAACGCGAAGACGCTGGCACGGCTGCTGGGGGTCCCGTACTTCCCGATCACGCCGACGTTCCCGTGGCTGGGGCCGCTGGGTGCGGTGCCGTTGCCGACGAAGTGGACGATCCAGTTCGGAGAGCCGATCCCGACGGACGGGTACGCCGCGGAGGCGGCGGAGGACCCGATGCTGATGTTCAATCTGACGGACCAGGTGCGGGAGCAGATCCAGCACACGTTGTACAAGCTGCTGGTGCAGCGGCGGTCCGTGTTCTTCTGATCGTTGAGTGCCGGGGGCTCTGCCCCCGGACCCCCGCGCCTCGAACGCCGGCGGGGCTGAACGGGAAGGGCGGGGCTGCTTCGGCAGCCCCGCCCTTCCCGTTACTCGGCGTCCTCCGCGCCCAGGCCCAGGCCCGGGAGGAGCCCCGGGAGCAGGGGCGGGATGGTGATGTCCGGCTTCGGGTTCTCCGGCGTGCCCGAGGGGGGCGGTGCCGACTGTCCCGCAGGCGGGTTGAGCAGGTCGCCCGTACCGCCGAGGAGGCCGCCGGCGGGGGGCCGGGAGCTCCCCGAGGGGGACGGCGCCGCGGGGCTGCCGGACGGCGTGCCGGCGGCCGGGGCGGACTGGTGGGCGCCGCTGGGGGTGCCCGGCTTGGCGGACGGGCCGGGGGTGCCTCCGGTACCGCGGCTCTGCTCCGGTGCCTTGGGGAGCAGGCTCTGCAGCGGCGCCACGTCTTCGTCTATGGCCTGGAAGACCGACTCCACCTCACCGCCCACGTCCGTGAGCTGCGCCGGGAGCTTCTCGCGAAGCTTGCCCCACGCGTCGCGGTGGGAGCGGGAGAACGACGACAGCTTCTGGATCGGGCCGAGCGAGCCGTCCCGTTCGTACGCTGCCTGGAGGAGGCGGTGGCCTTCCTCCGCGTCGTGCTTCACTCCCGCCAGGGCCCGGCGGATCGCGCCCAGGGACTCGTGGTCCAGGTCGCCCAGCCGGCCTCGTTCCATCAGCCGACGGGCTTCCGACAGACGGTTCGAGGCCTGGTCGAGATAGAGCTCGCCCCGGTCCGCGTCGTCGTCGGCCATCCCCAGCTTCAGGTCCTCCATGCCCCGCTTCACGGGGTAGAGGTGATCACCGGGCAGGGCGTCGGTGCTGGCAGCGGCCACTCCGCTGAAGGCCCCGGCGGCCACACCCACGGTGAGGCCACCCGCCGCGATGCCCTTGGACCAGCGGGAGCGGGGCCGCAATTTCCGGAGCGAGGTCGCCCGGTGGGCGCCGCGGCCGGTCCGCTGTTCGGGCACCTGAGGGTCCGAGGCGGCACCGCCCCCGGCCCTCTCCTCCAGCACCATGGCCTCCATGGCGGCAATGAGCTGGGCTCGTTGCACCACTTTGACCTCGGGGTCCAGCTCCGGGCGCGGCATTCTTTCGCCGAGCACGCTCGCCAGGGCCAACAGCCGGTCGTGGTCGGCAGGTTCGGCAGGTGCCTCGGACTGCTCGGCCGCCGAGTCCGGATCTGAAAGGTCGGACGGGGTCCGATCCTCCAGGGCCTGGGCGAAGGCGTTCGCCCGCCGGTGCGGGGTCACGTTCGCGATCACTGGCGGCACCTCCTCTCGTCATGACGATCGACTCCCCAAGGTGTCCGGAAGGTTGCCTTCCTTGAGCGCATCCACACTTTCGAGTGAGCGGCTTCGGGCAAGGCGTGTCCACAGGGAGCCTGCATTCCGCACAACGAGCGTCGCGGCACTTGGGTTACGGACGAAGGATGATCTGACCACAGCGTCATCGAGGGGTCACCGAATGTGAGGTTGTGTGGTGTCGGAGGGTCAGCGGGCGTCTTCGGGGAGAAGGCGGGCCAAAGTGCGCACCGCCCGGTACTGGAGCGTCTTGATGGCGCCTTCGTTCTTCCCCATCACCCGGGCCGTCTC comes from Streptomyces virginiae and encodes:
- a CDS encoding NAD-dependent epimerase/dehydratase family protein → MGKVVLVTGAARQLGGRFVRRIQRDPDVERVIAVDAMTPPHRLGSAEFVRTDIRQSAIARVLAEHAVDTVVHLAVTGGSAGTGGAHSTVKETNVIGTMQLLGACQKSPTVRRLVVKSSTSVYGGTPRDPAVFTETTEPKSLPAGGFAKDAAEVEGYVRGFARRRPDVAVCVLRFANILGPFADSALAEYFSIPVMPTVLGYDPRLQFVHEDDVLEVLRLAAREPRRGTLNSGTFNIAGDGVLLLSQCSRRLGRPTLPLLLPALNWVGAALRAVGASDFSPEQIRLLTHGRVVETTQMREVLGFEPLYTTAETFADFARSRGSGLLPPERVGRAVDRVAAMLDVNGLDRLEDDAYAAEGAKR
- a CDS encoding lysophospholipid acyltransferase family protein, with the translated sequence MADAKVIPFDEDRPRRRIPRRVRAVPAAEPVVEEPAAPEPTPVAAPGDSWDRRVAGGLAFLRRRITGDYEVDDFGYDKELTDQVLMSLMRPLYDKYFRVEVKGIENIPAEGGALIVANHSGTLPLDGLMLQVAVHDHHPAERHLRLLAADLVFMLPVVNELARKAGHTLACAEDAQRLLEAGELVGVMPEGFKGIGKPFGDRYKLQRFGRGGFVSTALRAGTPIVPCSIVGAEEIYPMVGNAKTLARLLGVPYFPITPTFPWLGPLGAVPLPTKWTIQFGEPIPTDGYAAEAAEDPMLMFNLTDQVREQIQHTLYKLLVQRRSVFF
- a CDS encoding DUF5667 domain-containing protein codes for the protein MIANVTPHRRANAFAQALEDRTPSDLSDPDSAAEQSEAPAEPADHDRLLALASVLGERMPRPELDPEVKVVQRAQLIAAMEAMVLEERAGGGAASDPQVPEQRTGRGAHRATSLRKLRPRSRWSKGIAAGGLTVGVAAGAFSGVAAASTDALPGDHLYPVKRGMEDLKLGMADDDADRGELYLDQASNRLSEARRLMERGRLGDLDHESLGAIRRALAGVKHDAEEGHRLLQAAYERDGSLGPIQKLSSFSRSHRDAWGKLREKLPAQLTDVGGEVESVFQAIDEDVAPLQSLLPKAPEQSRGTGGTPGPSAKPGTPSGAHQSAPAAGTPSGSPAAPSPSGSSRPPAGGLLGGTGDLLNPPAGQSAPPPSGTPENPKPDITIPPLLPGLLPGLGLGAEDAE